The proteins below are encoded in one region of Pseudomonas putida NBRC 14164:
- a CDS encoding aldo/keto reductase, translated as MRYVKLAGSSVPAIGQGTWYMGEDPGRKAAEVAALQQGIELGLTLIDTAEMYAEGGAEEVVGQAIAGRRDQVFLVSKVYPHNASQRGMAAACERSLARLGTDCIDLYLLHWRGQHPLEETVEAFERLREQGKIRRWGVSNFDVDDLRELHNPECATNQVLYNPAQRGIEFDLLPWCEKRAQPTMAYCPLAQAGRLLQHPVLAEIAERHGATPAQVSLAWVTRSDGVIAIPKAVAPEHVRLNAAAGALTLNSEDLRAIDRAFPAPTRKQRLAMV; from the coding sequence ATGCGTTACGTGAAACTGGCAGGTTCGAGCGTTCCGGCCATTGGCCAGGGCACTTGGTACATGGGTGAGGACCCCGGCCGCAAGGCTGCCGAAGTGGCGGCCCTGCAACAGGGTATCGAGTTGGGCCTGACCCTGATCGACACCGCCGAGATGTATGCCGAAGGCGGCGCGGAAGAAGTGGTTGGCCAGGCCATTGCCGGGCGCCGCGACCAGGTGTTTCTGGTCAGCAAGGTGTACCCGCACAATGCCAGCCAGCGCGGCATGGCGGCCGCCTGCGAGCGCAGCCTCGCCCGCCTGGGTACCGACTGCATCGACCTGTACCTGCTGCATTGGCGTGGCCAGCACCCCCTGGAAGAAACCGTCGAAGCCTTCGAGCGTTTGCGCGAGCAAGGCAAGATCAGGCGCTGGGGCGTGTCCAACTTCGACGTCGACGACCTGCGCGAACTGCACAACCCTGAATGCGCCACCAACCAGGTGCTGTACAACCCGGCGCAGCGTGGCATCGAATTCGACCTGCTGCCGTGGTGCGAAAAGCGCGCGCAGCCGACCATGGCCTACTGCCCGCTGGCCCAGGCCGGGCGCTTGCTGCAGCACCCGGTGCTGGCAGAAATTGCCGAGCGCCATGGCGCCACGCCGGCCCAGGTCAGCCTGGCCTGGGTGACCCGTAGTGACGGAGTGATCGCCATCCCCAAGGCCGTGGCGCCCGAGCATGTGCGGCTTAATGCAGCCGCAGGTGCGCTGACCTTGAACAGCGAGGACCTTCGGGCAATCGACCGGGCGTTCCCGGCACCGACGCGCAAGCAGCGGTTGGCGATGGTGTAA
- a CDS encoding LysR family transcriptional regulator: protein MNVKQLRAFVAVAKYQSFAQAGEHLHISQPALSLTIKALEENLGGALLSRTTRSVSLTAEGEVLLPLARRLLADWDDTEEMLRQRFTLQLGRVSVAAMPAFAGNLLPQSLKVFRQCYPKVNVTVHDVINEQVLELVRHRRVELGIGFEPDNIDGLDFHPLYLDRFVAVVPADSPLALLPQVSWAQLMAEDFVALQRPSAVRLLMEQNVATHHGKLAVAFESHQLATIGRMVASGLGVSAVPALCINQMQELGARCITLVEPTVERRIGVIALSEHKLSTAAQALLEVLLSNTRIPEVTCVT from the coding sequence ATGAACGTCAAGCAACTGCGTGCCTTTGTCGCCGTGGCCAAGTACCAGAGCTTCGCCCAGGCCGGTGAGCACCTGCATATATCGCAGCCCGCCCTGAGCCTGACCATCAAGGCCCTGGAAGAAAACCTCGGCGGCGCCCTGCTCAGCCGCACCACGCGCAGCGTCAGCCTGACCGCCGAGGGCGAAGTGTTGCTGCCGCTGGCACGGCGCCTGCTGGCAGACTGGGACGACACTGAAGAGATGCTGCGCCAACGTTTCACCCTGCAACTGGGCCGGGTGTCGGTGGCGGCCATGCCAGCCTTTGCCGGCAACCTCCTGCCCCAGTCGCTCAAGGTATTTCGCCAGTGCTACCCCAAGGTCAACGTCACGGTGCATGACGTGATCAACGAACAGGTGCTGGAACTGGTACGCCATCGCCGCGTCGAACTGGGCATCGGCTTCGAGCCGGACAACATCGACGGGCTGGATTTTCACCCGTTGTACCTGGACCGCTTCGTCGCGGTGGTACCGGCCGACTCGCCCCTTGCGCTGCTGCCTCAGGTCAGCTGGGCACAGCTGATGGCCGAAGACTTCGTGGCCCTGCAACGCCCTTCGGCGGTGCGCCTGCTGATGGAGCAGAATGTGGCCACCCACCACGGCAAACTGGCCGTGGCATTCGAGAGCCACCAGTTGGCAACCATTGGCCGCATGGTCGCCAGCGGCCTGGGGGTCAGTGCCGTACCGGCGCTGTGCATCAACCAGATGCAGGAGCTCGGCGCCCGCTGCATTACCTTGGTGGAGCCCACCGTCGAGCGGCGCATCGGCGTGATTGCCCTCAGTGAACACAAGCTTTCCACCGCAGCGCAAGCGCTGCTTGAGGTTCTGCTTTCCAATACACGGATCCCGGAGGTGACATGCGTTACGTGA
- a CDS encoding CoA transferase subunit A codes for MAGLDKRVATYEQALEGLTDNMTVLAGGFGLCGIPENLISEIKRRGVKGLTVVSNNCGVDGFGLGVLLEDRQIRKMIASYVGENAEFERQLLSGELDVELTPQGTLAEKMRAGGAGIPAFFTATGYGTPVAEGKEVREFKGRKYILEESITGDFAIVKGWKADHYGNVVYRNTAQNFNPLAATAGKITVVEVEEIVEPGVLLPSEIHTPGIYVDRVIVGTFEKRIEKRTVKA; via the coding sequence ATGGCCGGACTGGACAAGCGCGTTGCAACCTACGAACAGGCCCTCGAAGGCCTGACCGACAACATGACAGTGCTGGCCGGTGGTTTCGGCCTGTGCGGCATCCCGGAAAACCTCATCAGCGAAATCAAGCGACGTGGCGTCAAGGGCCTGACCGTAGTGTCGAACAACTGCGGCGTCGACGGCTTCGGCCTCGGCGTGTTGCTGGAAGACCGGCAGATTCGCAAGATGATCGCCTCCTATGTGGGAGAAAACGCCGAATTCGAACGCCAACTGCTCAGCGGTGAGCTGGACGTGGAGCTGACCCCGCAGGGCACCCTGGCCGAGAAGATGCGCGCCGGCGGTGCCGGAATCCCGGCGTTCTTCACCGCCACCGGTTACGGCACCCCGGTTGCCGAGGGCAAGGAAGTACGCGAGTTCAAGGGCCGCAAGTACATCCTTGAAGAATCCATTACCGGTGACTTCGCCATCGTCAAGGGCTGGAAGGCCGACCACTACGGCAACGTGGTCTACCGCAACACCGCGCAAAACTTCAACCCGCTGGCTGCCACCGCCGGCAAGATCACCGTGGTCGAAGTGGAAGAGATCGTTGAACCCGGCGTGCTGTTGCCCAGCGAAATCCACACCCCGGGCATCTACGTGGACCGTGTCATCGTCGGCACCTTCGAGAAGCGTATCGAAAAGCGCACCGTCAAGGCCTGA
- a CDS encoding CoA transferase subunit B — protein MALTREQMAQRVARELKDGYYVNLGIGIPTLVANYVPADMDVMLQSENGLLGMGEFPTESTLDADMINAGKQTVTARRGASIFDSAQSFAMIRGGHVDLTVLGAFEVDVQGNIASWMIPGKLVKGMGGAMDLVAGAENIIVTMTHASKDGESKLLAQCSLPLTGAGCIRKVLTDLAYLEIEDGAFILRETAPGVSVEEIIAKTAGKLIVPDDVKEMTF, from the coding sequence ATGGCACTGACCCGCGAACAGATGGCGCAACGCGTCGCACGTGAACTGAAAGACGGCTACTACGTCAACCTGGGCATCGGCATTCCGACCCTGGTGGCCAACTACGTACCCGCAGACATGGATGTGATGCTGCAATCGGAAAACGGCCTGCTCGGCATGGGCGAGTTTCCGACCGAAAGCACCCTCGATGCCGACATGATCAACGCCGGCAAGCAAACCGTCACCGCCCGCCGCGGCGCCTCGATTTTCGATTCGGCACAGTCGTTCGCCATGATCCGTGGTGGCCACGTCGACCTGACCGTGCTGGGTGCCTTTGAAGTGGACGTACAAGGCAACATCGCCTCGTGGATGATCCCCGGCAAGCTGGTCAAGGGCATGGGTGGTGCCATGGACCTGGTGGCTGGCGCCGAGAACATCATCGTCACCATGACCCACGCTTCCAAGGACGGTGAGTCCAAGTTGCTGGCGCAATGCAGCCTGCCGCTGACCGGCGCCGGCTGCATCCGCAAGGTGCTGACTGACCTGGCCTACCTGGAAATCGAAGACGGCGCCTTCATCCTGCGCGAAACCGCGCCAGGGGTAAGCGTTGAAGAGATCATCGCGAAAACCGCCGGCAAGCTGATCGTGCCGGATGATGTGAAGGAAATGACCTTCTGA
- a CDS encoding short-chain fatty acid transporter, with protein MAAEIQDSRSARFALRCSNWAERWFPDSWVFAALAVLLVCIGALAMGAKPTDTAKAFGDGFWSLIPFTMQMAFVVIGGYVVASSPPAARLIDRLARIPGNGRSAVCWVALISMLASLLNWGLSLVFGGLLVRALARRTDLKMDYRAAGAAAYLGLGAVWALGLSSSAAQLQANPASLPPSILSITGVIPFTETIFLWQSGVMLAALVVVSLFIAYATAPGPNSARSAEDCGVDPSFTAPPAPQRTRPGEWLEHSPILILLLVALAAGWLYQEFATKPAITAISGLNTYNLLFIMLGALLHWRPRSFLDAVARAVPTTTGVLIQFPLYGSIAAILTQVKGVDEQTLAHHISLFFTQIATHDTYAVLMGVYSAVLGFFIPSGGGKWIIEAPYVMLVANDLQYHLGWAVQIYNAAEALPNLINPFYMLPLLGVLGLKARDLIGFSFVQLLVHVPLVLVLLWALGTTLQYVPPVMP; from the coding sequence GTGGCCGCTGAAATCCAAGACAGCCGTTCCGCGCGCTTTGCTTTGCGCTGTTCCAACTGGGCCGAACGCTGGTTCCCCGACTCGTGGGTATTCGCCGCCCTGGCGGTGCTGCTGGTGTGCATCGGTGCCCTGGCCATGGGGGCCAAGCCGACCGACACCGCCAAAGCCTTTGGTGACGGGTTCTGGAGCCTGATCCCGTTCACCATGCAGATGGCCTTCGTGGTCATTGGCGGTTATGTGGTGGCCAGCTCGCCGCCCGCCGCGCGGCTGATCGATCGCCTGGCGCGCATCCCCGGCAATGGTCGCTCGGCAGTATGCTGGGTAGCGCTCATCTCGATGCTGGCTTCCTTGCTCAACTGGGGGCTGTCGCTGGTATTCGGTGGCCTGCTGGTACGCGCGCTGGCGCGGCGCACCGATCTCAAGATGGACTACCGCGCCGCCGGCGCGGCCGCCTACCTGGGCCTGGGTGCAGTGTGGGCACTGGGCTTGTCATCGTCGGCGGCGCAACTGCAGGCCAACCCGGCCAGCCTGCCACCTTCGATCCTGTCGATTACCGGCGTGATTCCGTTCACTGAAACCATCTTCCTCTGGCAGTCCGGCGTCATGTTGGCGGCGCTGGTGGTGGTCTCGCTGTTCATCGCCTATGCCACGGCCCCAGGCCCGAACAGTGCACGTAGCGCCGAAGACTGCGGCGTCGACCCCAGCTTCACCGCGCCACCTGCACCGCAGCGTACTCGCCCGGGTGAGTGGCTGGAGCACAGCCCGATCCTGATCCTGCTGCTGGTGGCCCTGGCCGCTGGCTGGCTTTATCAGGAGTTCGCCACCAAGCCTGCGATTACCGCGATCTCCGGGCTGAATACCTACAACCTGCTGTTCATCATGCTCGGTGCCTTGCTGCACTGGCGCCCGCGCAGCTTTCTTGACGCAGTGGCGCGTGCCGTACCGACCACCACGGGAGTACTGATCCAGTTCCCGCTGTACGGCTCCATCGCGGCCATTCTCACCCAGGTGAAGGGTGTCGATGAACAGACGCTGGCCCACCATATTTCGCTGTTCTTCACCCAGATTGCCACCCATGACACCTATGCCGTGCTGATGGGGGTGTATTCGGCGGTACTGGGCTTCTTCATCCCGTCGGGCGGTGGCAAGTGGATCATCGAGGCGCCGTACGTGATGCTGGTGGCCAACGACCTGCAGTACCACCTGGGCTGGGCGGTGCAGATCTACAACGCTGCGGAAGCCTTGCCGAACCTGATCAACCCGTTCTACATGCTGCCGCTGCTGGGCGTGCTGGGGCTCAAGGCGCGCGACCTGATCGGCTTCTCGTTCGTGCAGTTGCTGGTGCACGTGCCGTTGGTGCTGGTGTTGCTGTGGGCGCTGGGTACGACGCTGCAATACGTACCGCCTGTGATGCCATGA
- a CDS encoding helix-turn-helix domain-containing protein gives MSIRLKLLRKKLGMTLEMLAEKTGMTKSYLSKVERGLNTPSIAAALKLARALNVNVEELFAEEQAGQSRYSLVRHGERQALVGDGQGPGYAALTSQVGQRSLLPFLIQPPNEFSDPTFKEHLGEEFLFVHAGQVEVDFMNERVLLEQGDALHFNAQTPHRLRSVGAQPAQLLVVVHHADE, from the coding sequence ATGTCTATCCGATTGAAACTGCTGCGTAAGAAACTGGGAATGACCCTGGAAATGCTGGCCGAGAAGACCGGCATGACCAAAAGCTACCTGTCCAAGGTCGAGCGCGGCCTGAATACACCCTCGATTGCCGCCGCGCTAAAGCTCGCACGGGCATTGAACGTCAATGTCGAAGAGCTGTTCGCTGAAGAGCAGGCCGGCCAGAGCCGCTACAGCCTGGTGCGCCATGGCGAACGTCAGGCCTTGGTAGGCGATGGGCAAGGGCCGGGCTATGCAGCCCTCACCAGCCAGGTCGGGCAGCGCAGCCTGCTGCCGTTTCTGATCCAGCCGCCGAACGAGTTCAGCGACCCCACGTTCAAGGAACACCTGGGCGAGGAGTTTCTGTTTGTGCACGCAGGCCAGGTGGAGGTGGATTTCATGAACGAACGGGTGCTGCTGGAGCAGGGCGATGCCTTGCATTTCAACGCCCAGACACCGCACCGACTACGCTCGGTAGGTGCCCAGCCGGCGCAATTGCTGGTCGTGGTTCACCACGCAGACGAATAA
- the eppA gene encoding EPS-associated small membrane protein EppA, with the protein MRTTLIIKSMFLLVLLSGAARAADSYVNQNSIIPVSTAGWLLAFAVVGFVLVANRRKI; encoded by the coding sequence ATGCGCACGACTCTGATTATCAAATCGATGTTCTTGCTGGTGTTGCTGAGTGGCGCTGCGCGTGCGGCAGATTCATATGTAAACCAAAACAGTATCATTCCTGTTTCAACCGCCGGCTGGTTGTTAGCCTTCGCAGTGGTTGGCTTTGTGCTGGTGGCAAACAGAAGAAAAATCTGA
- a CDS encoding polysaccharide biosynthesis/export family protein, whose protein sequence is MMRSLIAAFCVLTVWSSAGNADQSGAAYLLSPGDVVMVSVWQEDSLRQEATVLPDGSITFPLAGRINVAGLDVTAVEKQVAAKLEKFLPDPNVSVVVKSIAGNLVYVQGKVIKPGPVQMAGPTAVLQALSMSGGLDKFADESDIKVVRGTGASQKILPVRYKDLVSGRDMSTNIQLQAGDTLVVP, encoded by the coding sequence ATGATGCGTTCATTGATTGCCGCATTCTGCGTGCTGACCGTGTGGTCCAGTGCTGGCAACGCCGATCAGAGCGGTGCGGCTTACCTGCTCAGCCCCGGTGATGTGGTGATGGTTTCGGTGTGGCAGGAAGACAGCCTGCGTCAAGAAGCCACCGTACTACCCGATGGCAGTATTACCTTCCCCTTGGCCGGGCGCATAAATGTTGCCGGGCTGGATGTAACGGCAGTTGAGAAGCAAGTGGCTGCCAAACTCGAAAAATTCCTCCCCGACCCGAATGTCAGCGTTGTCGTCAAGAGCATCGCCGGCAACCTGGTCTATGTCCAAGGCAAAGTGATCAAGCCAGGCCCCGTGCAGATGGCAGGCCCTACCGCAGTGCTTCAGGCGCTGAGCATGTCGGGCGGCCTGGACAAGTTTGCTGACGAAAGCGATATCAAGGTGGTCCGCGGCACCGGTGCTTCCCAAAAGATCCTGCCCGTGCGATATAAGGACCTGGTGTCTGGGCGGGATATGTCCACCAACATCCAACTTCAGGCTGGCGATACGCTGGTCGTTCCTTGA
- a CDS encoding GumC family protein, with protein sequence MKSDYELSIRDYIAIIKDRALVLGVSAVVILAATVAVALMVPPLYQSTGTILVESQQISPELVSTNTTSFADERIEVIRQRVMTRENLLRIIDKYNLFADKRLSESDKIDQMRNAIVVETLTTFVRGRGEATVAFNVSFEHKQAEVAKEVADELVTLFLNENLKQRTERANETTEFLTQEANKLGAELASLENQLADFKQAHANALPEHQTLRMNMLSRSELEFREVDRDYKAAQEELRYLELELSAANAGLATKTTEGSKPASADQPQDLPSLKAEYARLLTRYKDAHPDVVAVKRKIQALEASGGRTATTSTVSLDVARVRAKMSAAQERISSLADQKRELTRKMEGYEAEILEAPQVERGLVTLMRDHDNARKKYEEIRAKEMGAKITESLEQENKAERFVLLEPPLMPEKPIKPNRKKIAALGLVLAPAGGGALVMLLEMLNQRVRGVGALENLLGKRVLVAIPYIDTRADVARRKRWRNWLILAALALAAIMVVLVHVFYMPLDVLLFKVISRFA encoded by the coding sequence ATGAAGTCTGACTACGAACTCTCCATCAGAGATTACATCGCCATTATCAAGGACAGGGCCCTGGTGTTAGGGGTGAGTGCCGTAGTCATTCTTGCCGCGACCGTGGCGGTCGCGTTGATGGTGCCGCCGCTCTACCAGTCGACCGGCACCATCCTTGTGGAGTCACAGCAGATTTCGCCCGAGCTGGTGTCGACCAACACCACCAGCTTTGCCGATGAGCGCATCGAGGTGATTCGCCAGCGGGTGATGACCCGCGAGAACCTGCTGCGCATTATCGACAAGTACAACCTGTTCGCCGACAAGCGCTTGAGCGAGTCCGACAAGATCGACCAGATGCGCAATGCCATCGTGGTCGAAACCCTTACCACGTTCGTGCGCGGGCGAGGCGAGGCGACGGTTGCGTTCAATGTGTCCTTCGAACACAAGCAGGCGGAAGTCGCCAAGGAAGTGGCCGATGAACTGGTCACCCTGTTTCTCAACGAAAACCTCAAGCAGCGCACCGAGCGGGCCAACGAAACCACCGAGTTTCTTACCCAGGAGGCCAACAAGCTGGGTGCCGAACTGGCCAGCCTGGAGAATCAGCTGGCCGACTTCAAACAGGCCCACGCCAATGCCTTGCCAGAGCACCAGACCCTGCGCATGAACATGCTCTCGCGCTCGGAGCTGGAGTTCCGCGAAGTCGACCGTGACTACAAGGCCGCCCAGGAAGAACTGCGCTACCTGGAGCTTGAGCTGTCGGCGGCCAATGCCGGCCTGGCCACCAAGACTACCGAAGGCAGCAAGCCAGCCAGTGCCGACCAGCCCCAGGACCTGCCAAGCCTGAAGGCCGAATACGCCCGGTTGCTGACCCGCTACAAGGATGCCCACCCGGATGTGGTGGCGGTCAAGCGCAAGATCCAGGCGCTCGAAGCCAGCGGCGGGCGCACGGCCACCACGTCCACAGTCAGCCTCGACGTGGCGCGCGTTCGCGCCAAGATGAGCGCGGCCCAGGAACGTATCAGCTCGCTGGCCGATCAGAAGCGCGAGCTGACCAGAAAGATGGAGGGCTACGAGGCCGAAATCCTCGAGGCGCCGCAAGTCGAGCGTGGCCTGGTGACCTTGATGCGTGACCACGATAACGCGCGCAAGAAGTATGAAGAAATCCGCGCCAAGGAAATGGGCGCGAAGATTACCGAAAGCCTGGAGCAGGAGAACAAGGCCGAGCGCTTTGTGCTGCTGGAGCCACCGCTGATGCCTGAAAAACCGATCAAGCCTAATCGCAAGAAGATCGCTGCGTTGGGCCTGGTGCTGGCACCGGCAGGCGGCGGCGCCTTGGTGATGCTGCTGGAAATGCTCAACCAGCGCGTGCGCGGCGTCGGTGCTCTGGAAAACCTGCTGGGCAAACGGGTGCTGGTGGCAATCCCCTACATCGATACCCGGGCCGATGTGGCCAGGCGCAAACGCTGGCGTAACTGGCTGATCCTGGCGGCACTGGCGTTGGCGGCTATCATGGTAGTGCTGGTGCACGTCTTTTACATGCCACTGGATGTGCTGTTGTTCAAAGTCATATCTCGGTTTGCATAG
- a CDS encoding CpsD/CapB family tyrosine-protein kinase has translation MDRTKPSVGNNLHQVTPGTPQALSPAPGTALAEVPGQFDYVNTKVVPLRADHLERHRIVAYNKNSNMNGPIDLLRTQVLRAMEENGWRTLAITSPTPEAGKTVLAINLAMSIAHHTTKTALLVDFDLRRPKVGSTLGLPMEQALNEYLTDKAELQECLVNPTLPRFVVLPTRVPVPMSTEMLSSPKVNNLISDLRNRYDSRICIFDLPPLLSSDDAITVIPKFDCVLLVVANGMNNKKEIEDCLHHLATVNLVGTVLNKADEQPRTYY, from the coding sequence ATGGACAGGACCAAGCCGTCTGTTGGCAATAATCTTCACCAGGTTACCCCGGGCACCCCCCAGGCATTGTCACCCGCCCCCGGAACCGCGCTGGCGGAAGTGCCAGGCCAGTTCGATTATGTGAACACCAAAGTGGTGCCGCTGCGGGCGGACCATCTGGAGCGCCACCGCATCGTGGCGTACAACAAGAACTCCAACATGAACGGGCCGATCGACCTGCTGCGCACGCAGGTGCTCAGGGCCATGGAGGAGAACGGCTGGCGTACGCTGGCGATCACCTCGCCAACGCCTGAGGCGGGCAAGACGGTGCTGGCGATCAATCTGGCCATGAGTATTGCTCACCACACGACCAAGACTGCGTTGCTGGTGGACTTTGACCTGCGCCGGCCCAAAGTCGGCAGTACCCTTGGCCTGCCCATGGAGCAGGCGCTGAACGAGTACCTGACGGACAAGGCCGAGTTGCAGGAATGCCTGGTCAACCCGACGTTGCCGCGCTTTGTGGTGTTGCCGACACGTGTACCGGTGCCGATGTCGACCGAGATGCTGTCGTCGCCCAAGGTGAACAACCTGATCAGTGATTTACGCAACCGCTACGACTCGCGCATCTGCATTTTCGATTTGCCGCCACTGCTCAGCTCTGACGATGCGATCACCGTGATACCCAAGTTCGATTGTGTACTGCTGGTGGTGGCCAACGGAATGAACAACAAGAAGGAAATCGAGGACTGCCTGCACCACCTGGCCACGGTGAACCTGGTCGGGACGGTGCTGAACAAGGCTGACGAGCAGCCGCGAACCTACTACTGA
- the galE gene encoding UDP-glucose 4-epimerase GalE gives MKFLVVGGAGYIGSHMVKHLLGAGHEVVVADLVSPGPGIQWAKLDIADEAALDVLFGVCHFDAVFHFASFIQVGESVSAPGKYYQNNVAATLALLQAMVNAGIKHLVFSSSAAVYGNPQYVPIDEAHAKGPINPYGLSKWMVEQILEDFDRAYGLKSVCLRYFNAAGADPDGQLGERHEPETHLIPLILQAASGRREAVTVFGRDYDTPDGTCIRDYVHVADLAAAHALAVDYLLAGGERTAFNLGNGQGFSVQQVIDTARAVTGRQINALDAPRRAGDPPRLVADASKALQVLGWRPEFASLEQIVRHAWQWELQYPWVTRQQT, from the coding sequence ATGAAATTTCTGGTAGTGGGTGGTGCAGGCTACATTGGCTCACACATGGTCAAGCACCTGCTCGGTGCCGGCCATGAGGTGGTGGTGGCGGACCTGGTTTCGCCTGGCCCCGGCATCCAGTGGGCCAAGCTCGACATTGCCGACGAAGCTGCCCTGGATGTGCTGTTCGGCGTCTGCCACTTCGATGCGGTGTTCCACTTTGCCTCTTTCATCCAGGTGGGCGAGTCGGTCAGCGCACCCGGCAAGTACTACCAGAACAACGTCGCCGCCACCCTCGCCTTACTGCAGGCCATGGTGAATGCCGGCATCAAGCACTTGGTGTTTTCTTCCAGTGCCGCCGTTTACGGTAACCCGCAGTACGTACCAATCGATGAAGCGCATGCCAAAGGGCCGATCAACCCTTATGGGCTGAGCAAATGGATGGTCGAGCAGATTCTCGAGGACTTTGACCGGGCTTATGGCTTGAAGTCTGTATGCCTGCGTTACTTCAATGCCGCCGGTGCCGACCCCGATGGCCAGCTGGGGGAACGCCACGAACCGGAAACCCACCTGATCCCGCTGATCCTGCAGGCCGCTTCAGGCCGCCGCGAGGCGGTGACGGTGTTTGGCCGGGATTACGATACGCCGGATGGCACCTGTATCCGCGACTACGTGCATGTGGCCGACCTGGCGGCCGCGCATGCGTTGGCGGTGGATTATCTGTTGGCGGGGGGCGAGCGTACTGCATTCAACCTGGGCAATGGCCAGGGCTTTTCGGTGCAGCAGGTGATCGATACAGCCAGGGCGGTGACGGGGCGGCAGATCAATGCCCTTGACGCGCCACGCCGCGCTGGCGACCCTCCACGGCTGGTGGCGGATGCGAGCAAGGCGCTGCAGGTGCTGGGCTGGCGGCCGGAGTTTGCTTCGCTGGAGCAGATTGTGCGGCATGCGTGGCAGTGGGAGTTGCAGTATCCCTGGGTTACGCGCCAGCAGACCTGA